The following proteins are co-located in the Sphingomonas donggukensis genome:
- the rplM gene encoding 50S ribosomal protein L13 has product MKALLKTTKSAKPHEVEKKWHLIDAEGLVVGRVAVIIANLLRGKHKTSFTPHVDCGDNVIVINAEKVQFTGKKRTDKIYYKHTGYPGGLKEVTADKILDGRFPERVLEKAVERMIPRGPLGRQQMRNLRVFNGAEHDHAAQNPEVLDVAALSRKNKVGA; this is encoded by the coding sequence ATGAAGGCACTGTTGAAGACCACCAAGTCGGCGAAGCCGCACGAGGTGGAGAAGAAGTGGCATCTGATCGATGCCGAGGGTCTGGTGGTCGGCCGCGTCGCCGTCATCATCGCCAACCTGCTGCGCGGCAAGCACAAGACGAGCTTCACCCCGCACGTCGATTGCGGTGACAACGTCATCGTCATCAACGCCGAAAAGGTGCAGTTCACCGGCAAGAAGCGCACCGACAAGATCTATTACAAGCACACCGGTTATCCGGGCGGGCTGAAGGAAGTGACCGCGGACAAGATCCTCGACGGCCGCTTCCCCGAGCGCGTGCTGGAAAAGGCCGTGGAGCGCATGATCCCGCGCGGTCCGCTGGGTCGCCAGCAGATGCGCAACCTGCGCGTGTTCAACGGCGCCGAGCATGACCATGCCGCGCAGAACCCCGAAGTCCTCGACGTCGCGGCGCTGAGCCGCAAGAACAAGGTGGGCGCATAA
- a CDS encoding DUF1800 domain-containing protein, with protein MTGMHALRMVMTSAVAMAVLSGCGGGGTSGSGGGLVSVTPTPSPAPSTPTPTPVTSVDAVRLAQQATFGPTPEVVNRIVALGITGWIDEQLAATGSRYDDIAASTAALQDFCTAGAGSTDTACNRKYFSREPVAMRFYADAMNAPDQLKQRVAFALSQVLVASELEVNETNGIAAYQQILLDGAFGNYRDILQNVTLSGYMGDYLDMADSNRTAPSENYARELLQLFSIGPDQLNMDGTRRLDATGAAIPNYTTDDIKGVAKALTGWTYARLGSAALTDNNARDYSKPMVQVAARYDTTAKTFMGTTVPAGATQADSVKAVVDAAFNNASTAPFVAKSLIQQLVTSNPSPAYVGRVAAKFADNGSGIRGDMKAVVRAILTDAEARGGVRSGAGDGKVKEPILTLTATMRVVGFSTDGYPFVTQDAGVLQGVFRSGSVFNFYPPDYPLPGNTTLRSGPSKLITTSNVIRLHNLIYNWTVSGDQARSEFTTNPGIPGWTGSSTTWTAWEALDTAGMIDRINLLMMANTMSDAQKAALTSAASAITNATPSLQSRRRAQMLLYIVATSPQFQVDR; from the coding sequence ATGACGGGCATGCACGCGCTGCGGATGGTGATGACGTCGGCGGTGGCGATGGCCGTGCTGTCGGGGTGCGGCGGTGGCGGTACGTCGGGATCGGGCGGCGGGCTGGTCAGCGTCACGCCGACGCCTTCGCCCGCGCCATCCACACCGACGCCGACCCCGGTCACGTCGGTCGATGCGGTCCGCCTGGCGCAGCAGGCGACGTTTGGACCGACGCCAGAGGTGGTGAACCGCATCGTCGCGCTCGGCATCACCGGCTGGATCGACGAGCAGCTTGCCGCCACCGGCAGCCGCTACGACGATATCGCCGCCTCGACCGCGGCGCTGCAGGATTTCTGCACCGCGGGCGCGGGATCGACCGACACCGCGTGCAACCGCAAATATTTCAGCCGCGAGCCCGTCGCGATGCGCTTCTACGCCGATGCGATGAACGCGCCCGACCAGCTGAAGCAGCGCGTCGCCTTCGCGCTGTCGCAGGTGCTGGTCGCGTCCGAGCTGGAGGTGAACGAAACCAACGGCATCGCCGCGTACCAGCAGATCCTGCTCGACGGCGCGTTCGGCAACTACCGCGATATCCTGCAGAACGTCACGCTCAGCGGCTATATGGGCGATTATCTCGACATGGCGGACAGCAACCGCACCGCCCCGTCCGAGAATTACGCGCGCGAGCTGCTCCAGCTGTTCAGCATCGGGCCGGACCAGCTGAACATGGACGGCACCCGACGGCTGGATGCGACCGGGGCGGCGATCCCCAACTATACGACCGACGACATCAAGGGCGTGGCGAAGGCGCTGACCGGCTGGACCTACGCGCGCCTGGGCAGCGCGGCCCTGACCGACAACAATGCCCGCGACTATTCGAAACCGATGGTGCAGGTCGCCGCGCGCTACGACACCACGGCGAAGACGTTCATGGGCACCACGGTGCCCGCCGGCGCCACCCAGGCCGACAGCGTGAAGGCGGTGGTCGACGCCGCGTTCAACAATGCATCGACTGCACCGTTCGTGGCAAAATCGCTGATCCAGCAGCTTGTCACCTCCAACCCCTCGCCCGCTTATGTCGGGCGGGTTGCGGCGAAATTCGCCGACAACGGCAGCGGGATCCGCGGCGACATGAAGGCGGTGGTCCGCGCGATCCTGACCGATGCCGAGGCGCGCGGGGGCGTGCGCAGCGGTGCCGGCGACGGCAAAGTGAAGGAGCCGATCCTGACGCTGACCGCGACGATGCGCGTCGTCGGTTTCTCGACCGACGGCTATCCGTTCGTCACGCAGGATGCCGGCGTGTTGCAGGGCGTGTTCCGCAGCGGGTCGGTGTTCAACTTCTACCCGCCCGACTATCCCCTGCCCGGCAACACGACGCTGCGCAGCGGGCCGTCGAAGCTCATCACGACCTCCAACGTCATCCGCCTGCACAACCTGATCTACAACTGGACGGTCAGCGGCGATCAGGCGCGCAGCGAATTCACGACCAACCCCGGCATCCCGGGCTGGACCGGCAGCAGCACGACGTGGACCGCGTGGGAAGCGCTGGACACCGCCGGCATGATCGACCGCATCAACCTGCTGATGATGGCGAACACGATGAGCGATGCGCAAAAGGCGGCGCTGACGTCGGCGGCGAGCGCGATCACCAACGCGACCCCGTCGCTGCAATCGCGCCGGCGGGCTCAGATGCTGCTCTACATCGTCGCCACCAGCCCGCAGTTCCAGGTCGATCGGTAG
- the sugE gene encoding quaternary ammonium compound efflux SMR transporter SugE, giving the protein MAWIFLGIAGVLEIVWAAAMKQSHGFTRLMPSIVTIVAMIASFALLSVSMKTLPLGTAYTVWTGIGAVGAFLVGVLVLGEQASATRIAAAVLIVGGLVLMKLSSPA; this is encoded by the coding sequence GTGGCGTGGATTTTCTTAGGGATTGCGGGCGTGCTGGAGATCGTGTGGGCAGCGGCGATGAAGCAGTCGCACGGCTTCACCCGGCTCATGCCCAGCATCGTTACCATCGTTGCGATGATCGCCAGCTTCGCCCTGCTGTCGGTGTCGATGAAGACGCTGCCGCTCGGCACCGCCTACACGGTGTGGACCGGCATCGGCGCAGTCGGCGCGTTCCTGGTCGGCGTGCTGGTGCTGGGCGAACAGGCGAGCGCGACGCGCATCGCCGCTGCGGTCCTGATCGTCGGCGGCCTGGTGCTGATGAAGCTGTCGTCACCGGCCTGA
- the rpsI gene encoding 30S ribosomal protein S9 yields MSDNRQSLSDLGAIAAGQPAPTEAPAAGADTATDATAIETVIPAQPAAPTTPLRAQEIDKFGRAYATGRRKDAVARVWLKPGSGKITVNGRDQEVYFARPTLRLVINQVFGVAGREGQYDVICTVKGGGLSGQAGAVKHGIAQAITRYEPALRSPVKAAGFLTRDSRTVERKKYGKAKARRSFQFSKR; encoded by the coding sequence ATGTCCGACAATCGCCAGTCCCTTTCCGATCTGGGTGCGATCGCCGCGGGCCAGCCGGCCCCGACCGAGGCGCCTGCCGCCGGTGCGGATACCGCCACCGACGCGACCGCCATTGAAACCGTGATCCCCGCACAGCCCGCCGCGCCGACCACGCCGCTGCGCGCGCAGGAGATCGACAAGTTCGGTCGCGCCTATGCGACCGGTCGCCGCAAGGACGCCGTCGCACGCGTCTGGCTGAAGCCGGGTTCGGGCAAGATCACGGTCAACGGCCGCGACCAGGAAGTGTATTTCGCACGTCCCACGCTGCGTCTGGTCATCAACCAGGTGTTCGGCGTCGCCGGGCGCGAGGGTCAGTATGACGTGATCTGCACCGTGAAGGGTGGCGGGCTTTCGGGCCAGGCCGGCGCGGTCAAGCACGGCATCGCCCAGGCGATCACCCGCTACGAGCCGGCGCTGCGCTCACCGGTCAAGGCCGCTGGCTTCCTGACCCGCGACAGCCGCACCGTGGAGCGCAAGAAGTACGGCAAGGCCAAGGCCCGCCGCAGCTTCCAGTTCTCGAAGCGTTAA